The Cardiocondyla obscurior isolate alpha-2009 linkage group LG24, Cobs3.1, whole genome shotgun sequence sequence AATCAACATTGATAAATGGTGAAAATTTACCAATTACTAAATTACTCCAATCTGTAAAATAttgtcaatttaaattttaaattcactGTTTCATTTAAACTAGtggtataattaatacaagtatttatgtttaatttatacctGAACTAGATAAAATTAAGTCAGGCCTGGTAAATGGTCCAGGACGATATTTGGCAGCTCCAGAGataaattctcttttatatAAGGGATGGACCAAAGGGACGCAAATAAAATCATACCTAAAACcacaaattaaagaaaacaaaaaaaaaagtaaaaaagaaagaaattaaaaaaaactaaattacaTAGTATGTACGTGACAAATGATATGCGCGAGAAACGTAATACTTAAATACACGCAATTAATAACAACTTACTTAGAGTCGTGTGCATAAACTAAGCATTCACTTAAATTTACTGCACAGCAGAAATCCAACCCGCAAGAGACTGGTCGCTGATTCATCACTgcaatatatacaattaaattaaatacttctcaaaaatatctttaaatcgCGCGACGAAAATGTGACATTAATTTCTTGCATACACCATGCTAAAGTACAACAAAACGGAGCTATTAATGCAAAAAGTACAGGCGGCATTTAAATCGCGTTCACAATTAAACAAATCACGAGTTATCGGAAATACGATTACACTtggaaaagtatttttctttcacacATACCgctttgatttaatatttaattacagcgTGATTACACGTGCATAACGTGTACAGGGGTTATGGTTCAAAAATGTTCACGACGCTACTTTCAGTCGGCGTGGATCATGAAATGAACAAAAGACCAAAAGGACTGCAAAAAACGATGTAAAAACGATAGCGCTTCGTAGCGGGTTTCGTGAGAactaaaattacataaaaggTAGCATGGAAATACGAGTCATCGGTAAGTGAAGCCCATTGTTCGCCGTCTACATAAAGCTTCTTTGTTGCTGCTAAGCTGGATAGAATTACAATTACTTGCGCTAGTTCGgaggtttttatttttttttttctctgcgcGTTGTAAGAAAAGAGATATCAAGTTGCAAAAAATAAAGCCGAGTAAGTTAGAAACAGAGAGAACGCCGAGTTTTCCTTTCTACGTCCGTGCAGTTCATGGTAcgatttataaattgcaaCGGTATGGCTTACGAGTGTGCCCATGTGCTTCACACGCCGGTTTTTTAATGTTTACCTAAGTATCGAACTGTACAAAAATGATTTATCATAAGATCAATCAACGAACATCAACTTCGACAACTTTGCATCGAATTATCGGTCTTATGTAAATTAATCAACTACAATCTGTGTGATGAACTTGTTAAATAATAGTGCCTTGGCgagaaattttctatttatttattaaacattatttcgaATCACGATTGTACCGTGACAaatgattttttaaagaagaaaacttATATCGTGAATAAAAATCTGTAAGACTGACAAAATTAATCAGTCTTCCATTAATCAAAACGATATATCAATGttgctaaaattaatttcaatgtcGACAAGGCTTCGGTCAAATAAAAAGgataatgtttataaaattattagcacGTTCTTTGACTGTAGAAAAATAtgacaaattttatatgttttgtCATCGGTTATATACGACTAGTAGTATCGTGAACGACTCGATACCTGGAGTATCATTGTCTcagataaaacaaattttgaagCAAAAGCACGTTGTTACTGTCGACGGGCACGCGTGTATAATTATTGAGTGCCCTATATGCAActctgaaaaatttaaaaagtccaaggtttttattaataaaacaacagGTAAGAAAAAAACCATATAGCAAGTTAACCACCTTTCACAGGTGagcaaataaattgttaaattaaaatggcTTTTATTTCAGGATATTTTGTATGTGATAAATGCAATTCTAAAGGAGAATGGAACATATTGGAGAAATTTTTGGCATTGACAAAATCAGTCCAAACAAGCGATACTCAAAAAGAACTGGAAACTTTGAGGAATGCTGTAAAGGATGAGGAAAATTACGACTTAAAATGgaatgatataataaaatcgaatcaACAAATTGCGAATTTGTCTTCggaattatatgaaaaaattctGAATGCATTTTCTCTTccggtaaaataatttatttcacatagatttaattgtttatgtacatattttaattatatattaatgaaaattgttGCAGAAAATTTCACAAGAGAATGTCTCGCAGTTAAACGGCGTATATGCAACCACcccattattatattttccatTAATTGCTTTCGGTAATGTTGTGggttataaaattctttcgagCGAACCAGAAATAGAACAAACTGTACCTGTTTCCAACGTTGGtggatttataatttacaagcAAAAAGGTGCTAGAAATGATGGGACTGCAGTGGTTGTGCCAACGATACACGATTTATTAGCGATCGCGTCTCAAAATGCAGCAAATGTGATTATCTGTTTGCCATATAATTTGCAGAATTTACCGCAGCAGTTGTTACCGAATTtcgaaaactttaaaaaattaattctgtgGTTCGGAAACGACGAACCTAGCTGGTATACGGCCAGACAATTTGCCaagaaattaaacgaaaagaGATGTTATTTCGTGAGGCCAATCGATACACAACCGAGGCCAAAGCTAGCCGCCGACAAAGGGTATAAtcttaaaagtattttaatgaatGCACAACCGATCTGGCATAAAAGTATTACTACCTTTGACGATCTTAGACAAGACGTATTGTGCGATTTACAAAATATAGATAAAGTCCAAGGTGTAAAGTGGAAAAGATATCCTTCTTTAAATCGAATTTTGAAGGGGCACAGAAGAGGAGAATTTACGATCTTAACTGGCCCAACTggtaagataataataaattatatctaatgaagcaagaaaataattattttattgtataaaacactgttaataaaattatatttttattaattgcgtaataaaCTTTTAGGTAGCGGTAAAACTACATTTATAAGTGAATACTCGCTGGATTTAGCGATGCAAGGTGTTAATACACTGTGGGGTAGCTTTGAAATAAGAAACTCTCGCTTAGCTAGAACTATGCTGCAACAAATGGTGGAAGTGCCTCTAGAGGATAATTTGGATAAATTTAACACTTATGCAGATGCTTTTAACAAATTACCAATTTACTTTATGACTTTTCATGGTCAACAGAACGTCAAAGTCGTCATGgatgtacgtacatataatGTTATCTATgtgtaaaacatttaatataatgtgactatttgattttttttatttcaggcAGTCGAACATGCGACATATGTGCACGACATAGCTCATGTAATAATCGATAATAT is a genomic window containing:
- the Mtdna-helicase gene encoding mitochondrial DNA helicase, translated to MFIKLLARSLTVEKYDKFYMFCHRLYTTSSIVNDSIPGVSLSQIKQILKQKHVVTVDGHACIIIECPICNSEKFKKSKVFINKTTGYFVCDKCNSKGEWNILEKFLALTKSVQTSDTQKELETLRNAVKDEENYDLKWNDIIKSNQQIANLSSELYEKILNAFSLPKISQENVSQLNGVYATTPLLYFPLIAFGNVVGYKILSSEPEIEQTVPVSNVGGFIIYKQKGARNDGTAVVVPTIHDLLAIASQNAANVIICLPYNLQNLPQQLLPNFENFKKLILWFGNDEPSWYTARQFAKKLNEKRCYFVRPIDTQPRPKLAADKGYNLKSILMNAQPIWHKSITTFDDLRQDVLCDLQNIDKVQGVKWKRYPSLNRILKGHRRGEFTILTGPTGSGKTTFISEYSLDLAMQGVNTLWGSFEIRNSRLARTMLQQMVEVPLEDNLDKFNTYADAFNKLPIYFMTFHGQQNVKVVMDAVEHATYVHDIAHVIIDNMQFMMGVSDESSDRFWRQDKIIAEFRNFSTKYNCHVTLVIHPRKERDEELTTLSIFGSAKASQEADNVLIIQDKRLTSIKGKKYLQVAKNRYSGDLGIMILDFDKTRLSFSQKKKVVKVEDVNKITDTKEM